One part of the Cyprinus carpio isolate SPL01 chromosome A25, ASM1834038v1, whole genome shotgun sequence genome encodes these proteins:
- the LOC122135660 gene encoding gamma-tubulin complex component 6-like produces MRVSGHNEEAERLEELLSQLQDGADSSGLSELDSVLELLVQLAGSVAPPPLSFSHDYMRRERPVQRRPPLGGYLSRDMQRLEERAWSLICGEEWGVFGGICRTLSIMDAPPGTGLLGLGRRQDTEERFERETRLSLFGALQHSRTADMDVRLDLPPVPSNADLTGLSIRVPLCLDQSDDEGFQSASNLTPDSQSETSPSPEIDVWGGPADIRAWKTTLFRENPHWLVRREREYVNILL; encoded by the exons ATGCGCGTGTCTGGCCACAATGAGGAGGCGGAGAGGTTGGAGGAGCTCTTGAGTCAGCTACAGGATGGGGCGGACTCTTCGGGACTGTCCGAACTCGATTCTGTCCTGGAGCTCCTGGTGCAGCTGGCCGGGTCCGTAGCTCCGCCCCCTCTGTCTTTCAGTCACGACTATATGCGCCGGGAGCGTCCCGTGCAGCGCAGACCACCGTTGGGCGGGTACCTGAGCCGGGACATGCAGCGGCTGGAGGAGAGGGCGTGGTCTTTGATCTGTGGTGAGGAATGGGGTGTTTTCGGGGGCATCTGTAGGACCCTGAGCATCATGGATGCTCCGCCGGGCACTGGGCTGCTCGGACTGGGACGCAGACAGGATACAGAGGAGAGGTTTGAAAGAGAGACCCGGCTGTCGCTGTTTGGTGCCCTACAGCACTCCAGAACGGCAGATATGGACGTCCGACTGGACCTGCCGCCCGTTCCAAGCAACGCAGACCTTACTGGACTCAGTATACGG GTTCCTCTGTGTCTGGATCAGTCTGATGATGAAGGCTTCCAGTCCGCCTCTAATCTGACTCCAGATTCCCAATCCGAGACGAGTCCCAGCCCTGAGATCGACGTGTGGGGCGGCCCTGCGGACATTCGTGCCTGGAAGACGACGCTGTTCCGGGAGAACCCCCATTGGCTGGTACgtagagagagagaatatgtaAATATTCTGCTCTGA